One segment of Streptomyces sp. NBC_01463 DNA contains the following:
- a CDS encoding metallophosphoesterase family protein, translating to MDIPRFGIPEKLADRMSMAEQHEYLRTRLTRRGVLRTSVATAAVAGAGLGTSLVSPASPAYAAPTTLTSRSSTRVDGSLVAPFGRHLAYGADPRTQMAVSWQVPFAVRRPYIRIGLKPWALSRKIDAEVRHLTTPRLNDGKIAAAEQFYVHAGLERLKPGTTYYYGVGHDGFDPADTRNLGTLGTFTTAPSRAEKFTFTAFGDQGVSYHALGNDQLILGQNPAFHLHAGDICYADPSGSGQSSDTYDARTWDQFLAQTETVSKTVPWMVTTGNHDMEAWYSPDGYGGQNARWTLPDNGPDPVNQPGAYSFVHGNVGVIALDANDISYEIPANFGISGGKQTRWLDRRLGELRARHDVDFLVVFFHHCAFSTTNAHASDGGVRDAWVPLFEKHQVDLVINGHNHVYERTDAILKNAVQRKVPIGERTDPTRDGIVYVTAGGAGKALYDFPAPDSYEGHVADAESVNTYHVVKGGGRATETVEWSRVRYTGFSFLAVEVEPGRHARMKVTALAESGERIDHFEISRG from the coding sequence ATGGACATCCCCCGTTTCGGCATCCCCGAGAAGCTCGCCGACCGCATGAGCATGGCCGAGCAGCACGAATACCTCCGCACCCGGCTGACGCGGCGCGGGGTGCTGCGCACGAGCGTGGCCACCGCGGCCGTGGCCGGCGCCGGCCTCGGCACCTCGCTCGTCTCCCCGGCCTCGCCGGCGTATGCCGCTCCGACGACACTCACTTCGCGCAGCTCCACCCGGGTGGACGGCTCGCTGGTCGCGCCGTTCGGCCGGCACCTGGCCTACGGCGCCGACCCGAGGACGCAGATGGCGGTCTCCTGGCAGGTCCCCTTCGCGGTGCGCCGCCCGTACATCCGCATCGGCCTCAAGCCGTGGGCGCTGAGCCGGAAGATCGACGCCGAGGTGCGCCACCTGACGACACCGCGGCTGAACGACGGCAAGATCGCGGCCGCCGAGCAGTTCTACGTGCACGCCGGCCTGGAGCGGCTGAAGCCCGGCACGACGTACTACTACGGCGTCGGCCACGACGGCTTCGACCCGGCCGACACCCGCAACCTGGGCACGCTCGGCACCTTCACCACCGCGCCCTCGCGCGCGGAGAAGTTCACCTTCACGGCCTTCGGCGACCAGGGCGTCAGCTACCACGCGCTCGGCAACGACCAGCTGATCCTGGGCCAGAACCCGGCCTTCCACCTGCACGCGGGCGACATCTGCTACGCCGACCCGTCGGGCTCCGGCCAGAGCAGCGACACCTACGACGCCCGCACCTGGGACCAGTTCCTGGCGCAGACGGAGACGGTGTCCAAGACCGTGCCGTGGATGGTGACGACCGGCAACCACGACATGGAGGCCTGGTACTCGCCGGACGGCTACGGCGGGCAGAACGCCCGCTGGACCCTGCCGGACAACGGCCCGGACCCGGTGAACCAGCCCGGCGCCTACTCCTTCGTGCACGGCAACGTCGGCGTGATCGCGCTCGACGCCAACGACATCTCGTACGAGATCCCGGCCAACTTCGGCATCAGCGGCGGCAAGCAGACCCGCTGGCTGGACCGGCGGCTGGGCGAACTGCGGGCCCGGCACGACGTCGACTTCCTGGTGGTCTTCTTCCACCACTGCGCCTTCTCCACGACCAACGCGCACGCCTCGGACGGCGGGGTGCGCGACGCCTGGGTGCCGCTCTTCGAGAAGCACCAGGTGGACCTGGTCATCAACGGGCACAACCACGTCTACGAGCGCACCGACGCGATCCTGAAGAACGCGGTGCAGCGCAAGGTGCCGATCGGCGAGCGCACCGACCCGACGCGGGACGGCATCGTGTACGTCACCGCGGGCGGCGCGGGCAAGGCGCTCTACGACTTCCCGGCGCCCGACAGCTACGAGGGACACGTCGCGGATGCGGAGAGCGTGAACACGTACCACGTGGTCAAGGGCGGCGGCAGGGCCACCGAGACCGTGGAGTGGTCGCGGGTGCGCTACACCGGCTTCTCGTTCCTCGCGGTGGAGGTGGAGCCCGGCCGGCACGCGCGCATGAAGGTCACCGCGCTCGCCGAGTCCGGCGAGCGCATCGACCACTTCGAGATCAGCCGCGGCTGA
- a CDS encoding LysR family transcriptional regulator: protein MTDLSPHELRIMIAVERTGSFSGAAEALGMTQSAVSHAVRTSEGRIGAVLFDRGRKGARPTAAGASAVAHARRVLRLLELMGDEARAAAAGPGEAGVPAGPLRIAAFRSAALHLLPPALERLRARHPGIDARVRVVREVGRGTAGEVLDGRADLGIATIGASSPVPKELVGGVLREEEYSLVHPAGHPAPRTLPLLDWAESCTSYTRDWWSAQDWIPHATMEAEDDGAVLSMVSRGLGMAIMPGLSLEGAPDTVAITALGPDRPTRSVGYVTTPELARSLAVRALIRELRVSGG from the coding sequence ATGACCGACCTGAGCCCGCACGAGCTCCGGATCATGATCGCGGTCGAGAGGACCGGCAGCTTCTCCGGTGCCGCCGAGGCGCTGGGCATGACGCAGTCGGCCGTCTCGCACGCGGTCCGCACCAGCGAGGGCAGGATCGGCGCCGTCCTCTTCGACCGGGGCCGCAAGGGCGCCCGGCCCACCGCCGCGGGCGCGAGCGCCGTCGCGCACGCCCGCCGCGTCCTGCGGCTGCTGGAGCTGATGGGCGACGAGGCGCGTGCCGCGGCGGCCGGCCCCGGGGAAGCCGGCGTACCGGCGGGCCCGCTGCGGATCGCCGCCTTCCGCAGCGCCGCGCTCCATCTGCTGCCGCCCGCCCTGGAACGGCTCAGGGCCCGCCACCCCGGCATCGACGCGAGGGTCCGGGTGGTCCGGGAGGTCGGCCGGGGCACGGCGGGCGAGGTCCTGGACGGCCGCGCCGATCTGGGGATCGCGACGATCGGCGCGAGTTCCCCCGTACCGAAGGAGCTGGTCGGGGGAGTGCTGCGGGAGGAGGAGTACTCCCTGGTGCACCCGGCCGGTCATCCGGCGCCGCGGACGCTCCCGCTGCTCGACTGGGCGGAGAGCTGCACCTCGTACACCCGGGACTGGTGGTCCGCCCAGGACTGGATCCCGCACGCGACGATGGAGGCCGAGGACGACGGAGCGGTGCTCTCGATGGTGTCCCGTGGTCTCGGGATGGCGATCATGCCCGGACTGTCCCTGGAAGGAGCACCGGACACCGTCGCGATCACCGCTCTCGGGCCGGACCGCCCGACCCGGTCCGTGGGCTACGTCACCACCCCTGAGCTGGCACGATCACTCGCCGTGCGGGCGCTCATCAGGGAGCTGAGAGTGAGCGGCGGGTGA
- a CDS encoding NADP-dependent oxidoreductase: MTTTRTARTFHLTARPSGFPTSDLFSLVESPVPSPGPGEALVENLYLSVDPYHREEMDSGWELDTPLEGRAIGRVTASRDPALTEGDLVFHRHGWRTHALVTAGVYGTRRLPSYEGVPLTAHLSILGGTGLTAYVALTRTLRFEAGQDLFVSAAAGGVGTAVGRIARLLGAGRIVGSAGSAAKVARLTGELGFDAAFDYHDGPVAELLAKAAPDGIDVAVDNVGGDHLEAAISALRDHGRIAWVGAIAQYHSAGRPPAAPRNLFDMVEKSLRLEGVLVRNYTDVQGELEELLVPELRSGRITPDVTVVDGFERTVDGFLGMLRGENTGKMLISTGA, from the coding sequence ATGACGACGACGCGCACGGCCCGCACCTTCCACCTGACCGCCCGCCCTTCGGGATTCCCCACCTCCGATCTCTTCTCGCTGGTCGAGTCCCCGGTCCCCTCCCCCGGTCCCGGCGAGGCCCTGGTGGAGAACCTCTACCTCTCCGTGGACCCGTACCACCGCGAGGAGATGGACAGCGGCTGGGAGCTGGACACCCCGCTGGAGGGCCGGGCCATCGGCCGGGTCACCGCCTCCCGCGACCCCGCACTCACCGAGGGCGACCTGGTCTTCCACCGGCACGGGTGGCGCACCCACGCCCTGGTCACCGCCGGGGTGTACGGCACCCGCAGGCTCCCCTCGTACGAAGGGGTGCCGCTGACCGCCCACCTCTCGATCCTCGGCGGCACCGGCCTGACCGCGTATGTGGCGCTCACCCGCACGCTGCGCTTCGAGGCGGGCCAGGACCTGTTCGTCTCGGCCGCCGCGGGCGGCGTCGGCACGGCGGTGGGCCGGATCGCCCGGCTCCTCGGCGCCGGACGGATCGTCGGCAGCGCGGGCTCGGCCGCGAAGGTCGCCCGGCTCACCGGTGAACTCGGCTTCGACGCCGCCTTCGACTACCACGACGGGCCCGTCGCGGAACTCCTGGCGAAGGCGGCCCCGGACGGGATCGACGTGGCCGTCGACAACGTGGGCGGCGACCATCTGGAGGCCGCGATCTCGGCGCTCCGCGACCACGGGCGGATCGCCTGGGTCGGCGCCATCGCCCAGTACCACTCGGCGGGCCGACCGCCCGCCGCCCCGCGCAACCTCTTCGACATGGTGGAGAAGAGCCTGCGTCTCGAAGGTGTGCTGGTCCGCAACTACACCGATGTGCAGGGAGAGTTGGAGGAGCTGCTGGTCCCGGAGCTGCGGAGCGGCCGGATCACCCCGGACGTCACGGTCGTCGACGGGTTCGAGCGGACGGTGGACGGTTTCCTGGGGATGCTGCGCGGCGAGAACACCGGCAAGATGCTGATCAGCACGGGCGCGTAG
- a CDS encoding GNAT family N-acetyltransferase yields the protein MTDPILHTAHTCRLSPAALDEIHAFLDTAFAGTFDADDWDHALGGIHAWVRDASGLLAHGSVVQRRVVHAGRSRRVGYVEGVAVRADRRREGLGGRVMAALEEVVDGAYVFGALSASAAGAPLYTARGWTVWPGRIAVQGARGVERLPDEEGSTYVRGAGGAPVLPAGEAATDVLVFDWRDGDVL from the coding sequence ATGACCGATCCGATCCTGCACACCGCGCACACCTGCCGGCTGTCCCCGGCCGCACTCGACGAGATCCACGCCTTCCTGGACACCGCGTTCGCGGGCACCTTCGACGCCGACGACTGGGACCACGCGCTCGGCGGCATCCACGCCTGGGTGCGCGACGCGAGCGGGCTGCTCGCGCACGGCAGTGTCGTGCAGCGGCGGGTGGTCCATGCCGGGCGTTCCCGCCGGGTGGGCTACGTGGAGGGCGTGGCCGTCCGCGCCGACCGGCGGCGCGAGGGCCTCGGCGGGCGGGTCATGGCCGCGCTGGAGGAGGTCGTCGACGGGGCGTACGTCTTCGGGGCCCTGTCCGCGTCGGCCGCCGGGGCCCCGCTGTACACCGCGCGCGGCTGGACGGTGTGGCCGGGACGGATCGCCGTGCAGGGGGCGCGCGGGGTGGAGCGGCTGCCGGACGAGGAGGGCAGCACCTATGTCCGGGGGGCCGGCGGTGCTCCGGTCCTGCCGGCCGGGGAAGCGGCCACGGACGTGCTGGTCTTCGACTGGCGGGACGGGGACGTGCTGTGA
- a CDS encoding phosphatidate cytidylyltransferase: MNGLYALKPWYADRLSGVRASLVRREVSPDTLTAAGVVAAAGAAASLAWLPAGTAALAVAPLLAARLAFANLDGALARDTGRTTRRGAVLNELGDRVADLVVLAGFLALAPLWLVAVAALAATLPSWVSLAGAAAGAPRRNGGPVGKTERCLLVVVAAASGWAVPVLIVIAAGSLLTAALRLAGLWRELA; the protein is encoded by the coding sequence ATGAACGGCCTCTACGCTCTCAAGCCCTGGTACGCGGACCGGCTCTCCGGTGTCCGCGCCTCGCTGGTCCGCCGTGAGGTGTCGCCCGACACCCTCACCGCGGCCGGCGTCGTCGCCGCGGCCGGCGCCGCAGCCTCGCTGGCCTGGCTGCCCGCCGGGACCGCCGCCCTGGCGGTCGCCCCGCTGCTCGCGGCCCGGCTCGCCTTCGCCAACCTCGACGGTGCGCTGGCCCGCGACACGGGCCGCACCACCAGGCGCGGCGCGGTGCTCAACGAGCTCGGCGACCGGGTCGCGGACCTGGTCGTGCTGGCCGGATTCCTGGCCCTCGCCCCGCTGTGGCTGGTGGCGGTCGCCGCGCTCGCGGCGACGCTGCCGTCCTGGGTGTCGCTGGCCGGGGCAGCGGCCGGCGCGCCCCGGCGCAACGGCGGGCCGGTCGGCAAGACCGAGCGGTGCCTGCTGGTCGTGGTCGCCGCGGCGAGCGGCTGGGCCGTCCCCGTCCTGATCGTGATCGCCGCCGGTTCGCTGCTCACCGCGGCGCTCCGGCTGGCGGGCCTGTGGCGGGAGCTGGCATGA
- a CDS encoding phosphatidate cytidylyltransferase → MSTVLIAEEAAARAVPLVAGVLGAGGVAVAVLPSKVRMRAELRRRWRTWALVAPVFLGAYFLGGGGTYALAAGLGLIAASEFVRMAGLRRGDHVVLAAAAVALPALAWLAPHLLDARAAALLLIAAALPSVLAGDDRTGFTRTARTVFGLLWIPVALTGLVTLGDTGVAIGLAVALGDVGAWCGGTALGRRGPLARPLSPLSPNKTWAGVLGAAVATAVLLLVLGEFSLPLWAAVTGGCVLGDLIESMVKRESGVKDAGSWLPGFGGLLDRIDSLLVALLLAMVMT, encoded by the coding sequence ATGAGCACCGTACTGATCGCCGAGGAGGCGGCCGCGCGGGCGGTGCCGCTGGTCGCGGGTGTGCTGGGGGCGGGCGGGGTCGCGGTCGCGGTCCTTCCCTCGAAGGTGCGGATGCGGGCCGAACTGCGCCGGCGGTGGCGGACCTGGGCGCTGGTGGCGCCGGTGTTCCTGGGGGCGTACTTCCTGGGCGGCGGCGGCACGTACGCGCTGGCCGCAGGGCTCGGCCTGATCGCGGCGAGCGAGTTCGTCCGGATGGCGGGGCTGCGGCGCGGCGACCATGTCGTGCTGGCGGCGGCCGCGGTGGCCCTCCCGGCGCTGGCCTGGCTGGCGCCGCACCTCCTGGACGCACGGGCCGCGGCGCTGCTGCTGATCGCGGCCGCGCTGCCCTCGGTGCTGGCCGGGGACGACCGGACGGGCTTCACCCGGACGGCCAGGACCGTGTTCGGGCTGCTGTGGATCCCGGTCGCGCTGACGGGCCTGGTGACGCTCGGCGACACGGGTGTCGCCATCGGACTGGCGGTGGCGCTCGGCGATGTGGGCGCCTGGTGCGGCGGTACGGCGCTGGGCAGGCGCGGCCCGCTGGCCCGTCCCCTGTCGCCGCTCTCCCCCAACAAGACGTGGGCGGGCGTGCTCGGCGCGGCCGTCGCGACGGCCGTACTGCTGCTGGTGCTCGGCGAGTTCAGCCTCCCGCTGTGGGCGGCGGTGACAGGCGGCTGTGTCCTGGGCGACCTGATCGAGTCGATGGTCAAGCGCGAGTCGGGCGTGAAGGACGCGGGCAGCTGGCTGCCCGGCTTCGGCGGCCTGCTCGACCGGATCGACTCCCTGCTGGTGGCCCTTCTCCTGGCGATGGTGATGACGTGA
- a CDS encoding 1-acyl-sn-glycerol-3-phosphate acyltransferase, producing MSTLLSTPVRTVLPRRSRFAAALRRGLWWGVLSLTGGVERRGRLPRGGCVVVANHSSHADTAALLAALDARHSPAIGAAADYWFASPWRRRICRRMAAGFPVRRGGGGMEDLLTMAGELRAGRAVVLFPEGTRAKDGTLGSFHRGALVLAEEAGVPVVPVGIAGTDRLLPKHGRLRSSLVRVTIGEPLPSAVSPDEARDAVVALHTRAVAEPLRDSATRRRVAAVVTSRLGVPLAFCWAFAEALSWPLMPELLLGAVCAAVPRAALKMSLGALAGSLAGGLLALHLASAGVHLPAPLTTDRMRAEVRHELALEGASAVRHQPWNGIPFKVYGAEAGRAGVPASDWLAASAAARGSRTLTVGLAFAGFGLLMRRHRRWYGRCLVLLGGGFAAGLSLIVHGWS from the coding sequence ATGAGTACGCTCCTGAGCACCCCGGTCCGCACCGTCCTCCCCCGCCGTTCCCGGTTCGCCGCCGCGCTCCGCCGCGGACTGTGGTGGGGCGTCCTCAGCCTCACCGGCGGGGTCGAACGGCGCGGCCGGCTGCCGCGCGGCGGCTGTGTCGTGGTCGCCAACCACTCCTCGCACGCGGACACCGCGGCGCTCCTCGCGGCGCTGGACGCCCGGCACTCGCCGGCGATCGGGGCGGCGGCCGACTATTGGTTCGCCTCCCCGTGGCGGCGGCGGATCTGCCGCAGGATGGCGGCGGGCTTCCCGGTGCGCCGGGGCGGCGGCGGGATGGAGGACCTGCTGACGATGGCGGGCGAACTGCGGGCGGGCCGGGCGGTCGTGCTGTTCCCCGAGGGCACCCGGGCGAAGGACGGCACGCTGGGCTCCTTCCACCGCGGTGCGCTGGTGCTGGCCGAGGAGGCGGGGGTGCCGGTGGTGCCGGTGGGGATCGCGGGCACGGACCGGCTGCTGCCCAAGCACGGGCGGCTGCGTTCGTCGCTGGTCCGGGTGACGATCGGCGAGCCGCTGCCGTCGGCCGTCTCCCCGGATGAGGCGCGCGACGCGGTGGTGGCGCTGCACACCCGTGCGGTGGCCGAGCCGCTGAGGGACTCGGCGACGCGGCGCCGGGTGGCGGCGGTCGTCACCTCGCGCCTGGGTGTTCCGCTGGCGTTCTGCTGGGCGTTCGCGGAGGCGCTGAGCTGGCCGCTGATGCCGGAGCTGCTGCTGGGCGCGGTGTGCGCGGCGGTGCCGCGGGCGGCCCTGAAGATGTCGCTGGGCGCGCTGGCCGGCAGCCTGGCGGGCGGTCTGCTGGCGCTGCACCTGGCCTCGGCGGGCGTCCACCTGCCGGCGCCGCTGACCACGGACCGGATGCGTGCGGAGGTCCGGCACGAACTGGCGCTGGAGGGTGCGTCCGCGGTGCGCCACCAGCCTTGGAACGGCATCCCGTTCAAGGTGTACGGCGCCGAGGCGGGCCGCGCCGGTGTCCCGGCGTCCGACTGGCTCGCCGCGTCGGCGGCGGCCCGTGGCTCCCGCACCCTGACGGTGGGCCTCGCCTTCGCCGGCTTCGGGCTGCTGATGCGCCGCCACCGCCGTTGGTACGGCCGCTGTCTGGTGCTGCTCGGAGGCGGGTTCGCGGCGGGGCTGTCCCTGATCGTGCACGGCTGGAGCTGA
- the pruA gene encoding L-glutamate gamma-semialdehyde dehydrogenase, whose amino-acid sequence MDAVTQVPAPVNEPVHSYAPGSPERARLEAKLKEIGQNPIDLPMTIGGEKRMGGGERFDVVQPHNHKAVIGTYAGATKQDAQDAVDAALAAAPAWRAMAFDDRAAIILRAAELLSGPWRETLAASTMLGQGKTAQQAEIDTPCELVDFWRFNVHYARQILAEQPPANSPGVWNRMDHRPLEGFVYAITPFNFTAIAGNLPTAPALMGNVVVWKPSPTQTHAAVLLMQLLEEAGLPKGVINLVTGDGIAVSEVALNHRDLAGIHFTGSTPTFQHLWKTVGNNIAKYRTYPRLVGETGGKDFVVAHPSADHAILKTALTRGSFEFQGQKCSASSRAYVPASIWNSGFKEKFAAEVDSITMGDVTDLSHFMGAVIDDRAFAKNKAAIDRAAADPACTIVAGGTYDDSVGYFVRPTVIECSDPENEVFTTEYFGPILAVHVYEDENFDAMLEQMESVSDYALTGSVIANDRAAAAYTMEKLRYAAGNFYINDKSTGAVVGQQPFGGGRASGTNDKAGAPQNLQRWTLTRAIKETLVPPTDYTYPHQG is encoded by the coding sequence ATGGACGCTGTAACCCAGGTCCCCGCGCCGGTCAACGAGCCGGTCCACTCCTACGCCCCGGGCTCCCCGGAGCGCGCCCGCCTGGAGGCCAAGCTCAAGGAGATCGGCCAGAACCCGATCGACCTGCCGATGACCATCGGCGGCGAGAAGCGGATGGGCGGCGGCGAGCGTTTCGACGTCGTGCAGCCCCACAACCACAAGGCCGTCATCGGCACCTACGCCGGTGCCACGAAGCAGGACGCGCAGGACGCGGTCGACGCCGCCCTCGCCGCCGCTCCGGCCTGGCGCGCGATGGCCTTCGACGACCGCGCCGCGATCATCCTGCGCGCCGCCGAGCTGCTCTCCGGCCCCTGGCGCGAGACGCTGGCCGCCTCCACGATGCTCGGCCAGGGCAAGACCGCCCAGCAGGCCGAGATCGACACCCCCTGCGAGCTCGTCGACTTCTGGCGCTTCAACGTGCACTACGCGCGCCAGATCCTGGCCGAGCAGCCCCCGGCCAACTCCCCGGGCGTGTGGAACCGCATGGACCACCGCCCGCTGGAGGGCTTCGTCTACGCGATCACGCCGTTCAACTTCACGGCCATCGCGGGCAACCTGCCCACCGCCCCGGCCCTCATGGGCAACGTGGTGGTCTGGAAGCCGTCCCCCACGCAGACCCACGCCGCCGTGCTGCTGATGCAGCTCCTGGAGGAGGCCGGTCTGCCCAAGGGCGTCATCAACCTGGTGACCGGTGACGGCATCGCCGTCTCCGAGGTGGCCCTGAACCACCGCGACCTGGCCGGTATCCACTTCACCGGCTCGACCCCCACCTTCCAGCACCTGTGGAAGACGGTCGGCAACAACATCGCGAAGTACCGCACCTACCCGCGTCTCGTCGGCGAGACCGGCGGCAAGGACTTCGTCGTCGCGCACCCGTCGGCCGACCACGCGATCCTGAAGACCGCGCTGACCCGCGGCTCCTTCGAATTCCAGGGCCAGAAGTGCTCCGCGTCCTCGCGCGCCTACGTCCCGGCCTCCATCTGGAACTCCGGTTTCAAGGAGAAGTTCGCGGCCGAGGTCGACTCCATCACGATGGGCGACGTCACCGACCTGTCGCACTTCATGGGTGCCGTCATCGACGACCGCGCCTTCGCGAAGAACAAGGCCGCCATCGACCGCGCCGCGGCCGACCCGGCGTGCACGATCGTCGCCGGCGGCACCTACGACGACTCGGTGGGCTACTTCGTCCGCCCGACCGTCATCGAGTGCAGCGACCCCGAGAACGAGGTCTTCACGACCGAGTACTTCGGCCCGATCCTCGCGGTCCACGTCTACGAGGACGAGAACTTCGACGCGATGCTGGAGCAGATGGAGTCGGTCTCCGACTACGCCCTGACCGGTTCCGTCATCGCGAACGACCGCGCCGCGGCCGCGTACACGATGGAGAAGCTGCGGTACGCCGCGGGCAACTTCTACATCAACGACAAGTCGACCGGTGCCGTCGTCGGCCAGCAGCCCTTCGGCGGCGGCCGCGCCTCGGGTACGAACGACAAGGCGGGCGCCCCGCAGAACCTCCAGCGCTGGACCCTGACCCGGGCCATCAAGGAGACGCTGGTCCCGCCGACCGACTACACCTACCCCCACCAGGGCTGA
- a CDS encoding proline dehydrogenase family protein, translating into MLGPVILAASRSDKMRRFISAAPGTKQVVDRFIAGETVEQVVPIIEDAADKGLEVTLDVVGEDITTPAQAAAARDAYLELVGRLKDLGLGTRAEMSVKLSMFGQALEDGHELALANVRPVVEAAAAIGTTVTLDAEDHTTLDSMFAIHEELRKDYPQTGCVIQAYLFRTEDDARRLAAAGSRVRIVKGAYKEPASVAYQDKAEIDKAYVRILKTLMEGEGYPMIGSHDPRLIAIAQELGRKAGRKLDEYEFQMLYGIRSDEHIRLAAEGHRMRVYTAYGTDWYGYFMRRLAEKPANLLFFGRSILTKG; encoded by the coding sequence GTGCTGGGTCCCGTGATTCTCGCCGCGTCACGCAGCGACAAGATGCGCCGTTTCATCTCGGCAGCCCCGGGCACGAAGCAGGTCGTCGACCGGTTCATCGCCGGTGAGACGGTCGAGCAGGTCGTCCCGATCATCGAGGACGCCGCAGACAAGGGCCTCGAAGTCACGCTCGACGTGGTCGGTGAGGACATCACCACGCCCGCGCAGGCCGCCGCCGCGCGCGACGCCTACCTGGAGCTCGTCGGCCGCCTCAAGGACCTCGGCCTGGGCACCAGGGCCGAGATGTCCGTCAAGCTCTCGATGTTCGGCCAGGCGCTGGAGGACGGCCACGAGCTGGCCCTCGCCAACGTCCGCCCGGTCGTCGAGGCCGCCGCCGCGATCGGCACCACGGTCACCCTGGACGCCGAGGACCACACCACCCTCGACTCGATGTTCGCCATCCACGAGGAGCTGCGGAAGGACTACCCGCAGACCGGATGCGTCATCCAGGCCTACCTCTTCCGCACCGAGGACGACGCCCGCCGCCTGGCCGCCGCCGGCAGCCGCGTGCGCATCGTGAAGGGCGCCTACAAGGAGCCCGCCTCCGTCGCGTACCAGGACAAGGCCGAGATCGACAAGGCGTACGTCCGCATCCTGAAGACCCTGATGGAGGGCGAGGGCTACCCGATGATCGGGTCCCACGACCCGCGCCTGATCGCCATCGCCCAGGAGCTCGGCCGCAAGGCCGGGCGCAAGCTCGACGAGTACGAGTTCCAGATGCTGTACGGCATCCGCAGCGACGAGCACATCCGGCTCGCGGCCGAGGGACACCGCATGCGTGTCTACACCGCGTACGGCACCGACTGGTACGGCTACTTCATGCGCCGCCTCGCGGAGAAGCCGGCCAACCTGCTGTTCTTCGGCCGCTCCATCCTCACCAAGGGCTGA
- a CDS encoding helix-turn-helix domain-containing protein, translated as MKGDYQELVDEISALLGVPATLENRDFGLVAFGAHDSDDDTAMDPVRTRSILTRRSTPAVRAWFENFGITRATGPVRIPAAPEAGVYRDRICLPVRHRGVVLGYVWLLDADPGPTDPQLDAAMEVAARIGALLSDEARAGTDLSREFGAVLTAGRGWQRDMAVAALAEALGPDAEGLHTVVCVTPWPDDPPSARAVPSAAALSAAPFPGGPGTPALAALVRLRSHDVLDPALTAADRLRTTGGAAATAGIAVPRRGLAELADAWHEASAAARAAAAETRFGPVAEWSAIGPYRLLTALTPDTLPDHTVRPLLTPSHRDLARTAEVFLDCAGQASRTAAELGIHRQTLYYRLSRVQQLTGLDLNDGEDRLLLHMALKSARL; from the coding sequence GTGAAGGGCGATTACCAGGAGCTGGTCGACGAGATCTCCGCGCTGCTCGGTGTCCCCGCGACGCTGGAGAACCGGGATTTCGGCCTCGTCGCCTTCGGTGCCCACGACAGCGACGACGACACGGCGATGGACCCGGTCCGCACCCGGTCGATCCTGACCCGCCGCTCGACCCCGGCGGTCCGCGCCTGGTTCGAGAACTTCGGCATCACCCGCGCCACCGGCCCCGTCCGCATCCCGGCCGCCCCGGAGGCCGGTGTCTACCGGGACCGGATCTGTCTGCCGGTACGCCATCGGGGTGTCGTGCTCGGTTACGTATGGCTGCTGGACGCCGACCCGGGACCCACCGACCCGCAGCTCGACGCGGCGATGGAGGTGGCGGCCCGGATCGGGGCCCTGCTCTCCGACGAGGCGCGGGCGGGCACGGACCTGTCCCGGGAGTTCGGCGCGGTGCTCACGGCGGGGCGCGGCTGGCAGCGCGACATGGCGGTGGCCGCGCTCGCCGAGGCGCTCGGCCCGGACGCGGAGGGGCTGCACACCGTGGTGTGCGTGACGCCGTGGCCGGACGATCCGCCGTCGGCGCGCGCGGTGCCCTCCGCGGCGGCCCTGTCCGCCGCCCCGTTCCCGGGCGGTCCCGGCACGCCGGCACTGGCCGCGCTCGTCCGGCTGCGGTCGCACGACGTCCTGGACCCGGCGCTCACCGCCGCCGACCGGCTGCGCACCACCGGTGGGGCGGCCGCCACGGCGGGGATCGCGGTGCCCCGGCGCGGTCTTGCCGAGCTGGCCGACGCCTGGCACGAGGCATCCGCCGCGGCGCGGGCGGCCGCGGCGGAGACCCGGTTCGGCCCGGTCGCCGAGTGGTCGGCCATCGGCCCGTACCGGCTGCTGACCGCGCTCACCCCGGACACGCTGCCGGACCACACGGTCCGCCCCCTGCTCACCCCGTCGCACCGGGACCTCGCCCGCACCGCGGAGGTGTTCCTCGACTGCGCCGGCCAGGCGTCCCGGACCGCCGCCGAGCTGGGCATCCACCGGCAGACGCTGTACTACCGCCTCTCCCGGGTCCAGCAGCTCACCGGCCTCGACCTGAACGACGGCGAGGACCGGCTGCTGCTGCACATGGCGCTGAAGTCCGCCCGGCTCTGA